The following are from one region of the Salvia hispanica cultivar TCC Black 2014 chromosome 1, UniMelb_Shisp_WGS_1.0, whole genome shotgun sequence genome:
- the LOC125224473 gene encoding uncharacterized protein LOC125224473, protein MLGSVDCMHWQWKNCPVAWMRSYTSGHKGTHPTVILEAVADNRLWICHAYFGVSSSNNDVNVLNHSDFFSGVLNDKAPAINFIANNHQYKMGYYLADDIYPKWSTFVKTFNRHANEKQVLFAQKQEAARKDVERAFGVL, encoded by the coding sequence ATGCTTGGCAGcgtcgattgcatgcattggcaatggaagaattgccctgtGGCGTGGATGAGGTCATAcacgagcggccacaaaggcacccACCCCACCGTTATACTCGAGGCCGTCGCCGACAATCGGCTATGGATTTGCCATGCGTATTTCGGGGTCTCCAGCTCAAACAACGACGTCAACGTGCTCAACCATTCCGACTTCTTTAGCGGAGTTCTGAATGATAAAGCGCCGGCCATTAACTTCATCGCTAACAATCACCAGTATAAAATGGGTTACTATCTTGCCGACGACATCTATCCGAAGTGGTcaaccttcgtgaagacgttcaacagGCATGCAAACGAAAAACAGGTTCTTTTTGCACAGAAGCAAGAGGctgctcgcaaggatgtggagagagcg